The window CTCGAGCTTGAAAACGGGGCCCGACATCTCATTGGCCTGCAAAAGCTCCCGCTTCTTCTCCTCGGCGTCCACACTCATGGTCCGGAATTTAAGAATGGTGAACGGTTTTCCGTGTCGCCCCCCCCGCATTTGGTGAAAAAAAACCGGACCGGGTGAAGACAGTTTGATCCCGACGATTGCAAGCGCCCAAAGGGGGAAGCTCAGAAGGAGGACGAGGGCCGCCCCGGATCGATCCAGAAATTCCTTCAGCAGGAGGGCCCAAGAGGTCTCGGGCGTGGTGCGGAAGACAATCATGGGCCGACCGCCAAAGGTATCAAACCGCGCCTCGGCCAGGCTGGTATTGATGAAATCCGCCGAGACCCAGGACTCCACGCCCTCGTCCTCGCAAGCCAAAATGGCTTGCTCGATCTGGGCGAAGTTCAAATGGGCGGGTGCGAAGACCACTCGCTGGACCGAGTGCTCGTGGAGCAGCTTCAAAAACTCCTCCAGGGGTCGCTCAGAAATATCGAAGCGCTCTACCACCTCCGCGATCTGCATCTGAACTGCATCGAGCTTCTTCTCCAAGCGAGCGACATCGTCCTCCGTGCCCACCAGGAGCAGCCGCTCCTTTTGATTCGAATCTCGCAGCCGCCGAATCACCGAACGCTTCACCAGTTCTTCCTTGGCCAAAAGCAGCAGACCGGCCGTGGGAATGAACAGCAGCAGCACGGAGCGACTTTCGGGAGCCCACTTCAAAAAAATGACACAAGCGCCCACAATGGCGGACATCACCAGCAGCGCCTGGGTCATCTGCCGCAAGGAGCGGACGGAATCCTTCTGGAGAGGGTCTCGGTAGTAGCCATACAGCTCCAAAACGAGGGGCGTGAAGGGCACGGTGATGGCCGGAATCCACATCAATTCCCGCAGCGGAGGCACCGGTCGGACATTGAAAGAAAGGATGGAATCAAACCATTCAGGCAAGGCCGCGCGCAGGAAGTAGCAGGTGAAGAATGCCAGCGCGATAAGGGCGCCATCCATCAGCTGATTGATTTGGAGATTGATCTCTTGTTGCCGTCCGAGCATGGTCGCTGCCTCAAATGCCCCATCCTCTTAGGAACAGGGAGGCGCACTCTTTTCCAGAGATGAGCAGGAAGCCAGAAAATTCGTCTCAGAAGATCCCCTCGCAAGGCTCTGTGGTGGCCACCGCTCACAGCGCCGCCTGCCTGGCCCGGCTGAAAGAGTTGTCCTCGGCCAAAGAAAGCGTGCCTTTCGACTTTCTCGAGCTTCGCGCCGATTTCCTGCCCTCCCCTATTCCCAGCGCACCGAGACCGCTTTTGGCGACCGTTCGCCATCCCAGTGAAGGCGGCAACCCGGCCCTCACCGATCAGGATCGTCGGGAAAGGGTCCAAGGCTGCCTCCGCCTGGCCGATCTCTTCGACGTCGAGCTCGCGCGAGGGGAGCGGCATCCGGAAGTCCTCCAGCATCCGAGACGGGCTGACTTCATCGCCATCGCCTCCTTTCACGACTTCGAAGGCATGCCAGCCATCGATCAGCTACAAGAAAAAATCGAGCAAGCGAGGGAACGGGGCTTCGACCTGGCCAAGTTCGCGGTCACGCCAAAAAACCACTACCAGCTCGCCGATCTCGTCGAACTCCTCCAAACTAGCCCCCTCCCCCTAGCCCTCATGGGCATGGGACCCCTCGGGCCGATTTCCCGGGTCGTCCTGGGCCAGGCCGGAAGTGTTCTCAACTACGGCTACCTCAACCGACCGAACGCCCCCGGCCAGCTCCCAGCTGCCGAACTCCACCGCCTCCTCGCCACCCTGAAACGCGAAACCTGAAGCCCGGGCCGTCCCCTTATACCAAGCTGCAGAATTGGCTGGTAGAATGGCCGAGTGGATTTCGAGCCAGACCAAGGCGCGACGAGGGCGCGGTGCAGGCACCGTAACCGAGGAGAAACGCAGGGCTGGCTCGAAAGACTCCGGCCCTCCCTTCCACGCGCTTCAGCGCCTCTTCCCCTCAACACCTCCCCTCCATTCTGCCAGTGAATTCTGGAGGTTGGTATTACCCCACCAGATGGACCTTCGTCTTCGGCAAGGCCTCCAAAAAGCGTTTCCCATAAAACTTGCTCACCACGCGAGAGTCCAAAATGGCCACCATCCCGGTGTCCGAGGTCGAGCGAATCAAGCGACCCACTCCTTGGCGCAATTTCAAGACCGCTTCCGGGAGCGAGTAGTCGCGAAAGCCATTGCCGCCCTCGGCCTCGATCGCTTCGATGCGTGACTCGACCAGCGGGTGGTCCGGAACGGCGAACGGCAGCCGGACCACCATCACATTGGAGAGTTTCTCGCCCGGGATATCCACCCCGGTCCAGAAACTATCCGTCCCAAAAAGCACGCAGCTCTCCTCTTTCCGGAAACGTTCGAGCAACTGTCGGCGTGAACCCGAGGCCCCTTGCCGCAGGGGAATCCAGCCTTGGCTCTCGATCCAGGCCTCGAGCGAAGCGGCCGTTTTCTCCAACTGCCGGTAGCTTGTAAACAGCACGAAGGCACGCCCCCGGGACTCTTTCAGGAAGTGTTGGATCCACTCCCGGAGCTTGGCTTCGTAGCTGGGCTCGTCCGGAGGGGGCATCGACTTGACCACCGAAAGTCGCATCTGCTTGGCGTAATCGAAGGGACTCTCGACCCGAAGCGCATCCGCCTGCTCGCCACCCACCCGTCGGCGAAAGTAGCCCAGCCCCGCCTCCCCGGCCGAGAGGGTGGCGCTCGTGAAGACGCAGGCTGGTCGATCTTCGGCGAAAAACATCCGCCGCAGCGAATCGGCCACCTTGACCGGAGCCGAGCGGAGGGCGACGCCCCGCCCGGAGCGCTCCACCCAATAGACCTCTTCCTCTCTGGCTTGGTCCAAGAAATGGGCCAATCCCAAGCGGGCTTCTCGCAAGCGACGCCCCATCTCGGCCAACTCGGCGGTCAGCCCACTCTCCTCGAGGCCCCTTTCCGTCCGCTCCTCATAGTGCCCTTTCAAGCGCTCCTCAATGGCATGGAGCGGTGGTGCCAGGGAGTTCTCGACCCAATCGACCTCCCGCACCCGTCGCTCCCGCCCTCCGTTCCCCTCGCCCAAGCGGGCTTTCTCCGTGACCTCGTCGAAGAAGTCCGAAGCCGCCTGCAAGGCGGTCGCCACCAAGCCGGTTCCCTCCTCATCCGCCACCACTTTGAAGAGCCCCTTGTGAGAGCGGGGATGAAACAGGCGCTGCAGCTCGCCCAGCAAGCCTCCGGACGAAAGATTCAATCCCAGGGCGGAAGCCGCCACATTCTCCAAGGTGTGGGCCTCATCGAAGACCACGAAGTCCTCGGGGAAAAGGTAGCCACTAAGGGGCTGCTCCAAGTCATCGCCCCCCGTCACGAGCGAGAAGAAAAGCGCGTGATTGAGGATGACCAACTGGGCTTCCGCCACCTGCTTCCTCATCTCCTGAAACCAGCATCGCCCCCCATAGCCACAGGACCGCATGGTGCAGAGATGCGCCTCGCTGCAGACCTGTCCCCAGACCTTGGGCGAGGGCACAAACGGGAGATCACTCAGGGAGCCGTCCTCCGTCTCACGGCTCCACTTGAGAATGCGAGACAGCTCCGATTGCTCACTAGAGGTGAAGAGACTGGCCGCCAAACGCACGGCATTCTTGAGACGATTGGGACAAAGGAAATTCCTCCTGCCCTTCAGCAAGACCGCCCGAACCGACTCTCCAGTGACCTCTTCCAAGAGTGGCAAATCCTTGTGCAAAAGCTGCTCCTGCAAGTGAATGGTGTGGGTCGACACGATGGCCTTGCGCTCCCCCTCGAGCGCCAACTGGGTCGCCGGATGGAGGTAAGCGAGCGACTTTCCCACGCCCGTCCCCGCCTCGGCCAGGAGTGGCCTCCCGCTGGAGAGCGCACTCGCGATGGCCTCCGAGAGCTGGAGCTGCTGAGAGCGATGCTCATACCCCGACCACGAAGCCAAGCGACCCGCCGGCCCGAAGAAATCCCGCACCCCCTCGATCAACGAAGCTCCGCCGCCTCCACCATCCTCGACCCGAATCATGGCTTCCTCGATAAAATCCTCCGCCCCAGCCGTCAAGACGCCCGGACTTCCGACGGGAGCGAGCCCCTCCTCCGCCCGCTCAGAAAGCGGTGTATTCCCGGAAGCGATTCAGGCGAGCTTGCACCTGGCCGAGGGCGATCTCTTCCAACTTGCGAGTCGAAAACTCCTCGCACGTGAAGGACGCCATGATCGTCCCGTGAACGCAGGCCTGCTTCAATTCGGTGAAGCTGGGCTGATGGCTGCCCTGAGCCGCCAAATGCCCGATGAGGCCACCCAGGAACGTGTCGCCCGCGCCGGTCGGGTCTTCCACGCCCTTCAGCGGGTAAGCGGCACAAGAGAAGAACTCGTGCTCACCCTCGCCGAAAAGAAAGCAGCCATGTTCTCCTAACTTGATGATGACCTTCGCGGGACCCATCCCTTGCAAGCGCGCGCCGGCCACGATGAGATTGTTGGTGCCGGCCAGCAGGCGGGCCTCGCTGTCATTGAGCACCAGCAAATCAATCCGCTGGAGCACATCCAGCAGGCGATCCTTGGCGATCTCCATCCAGAGGTCCATGGTGTCGGCCACCACAAAGGGTTCGCCGGTCAACTGGTCGAGCACTTGCATCTGATTCTCCGGACTCATGTTGGCCAGCACCACATGGCTGCTGGCTTGGAGAGCGGGCGGGATTTTCGGCTGCCAGCTTTCCAGGACATTGACCGAGACCTCCAAGGTCTTGCGCTGGTTCATATTATCGAAGTATTCGCCGGCCCAGAAAAAGGACTCGCCGGAGGATCGCTCCAAGCCGCCGAGGTCGACGCCTTTCCCCTGCAGCATCTCTAGATGCGCTTCCGGAAAATCCTGCCCGACGATCCCCACCAAGTGGACCGGCTGGTGGAAGAAGGAGGCGCTCAAGGCGGCGTAGGCTGCGGACCCGCCCAGCAAGCCCTTCTCATCCGCGACCGGAGTTTTGATGTTATCGATGGCGATGGTTCCGGCGACGAGCAAAGACATGGTGCAGAGTGGGATGACGGTTGGTTGAGGACTTAGGACCGGCCGAGACGGGCCCTGGCCTGGGCGATGTAAGCGGCAGGGTCGCCACTTTGCAAGAGCTCGGAGACAATCACGACTCGTTTCGCTCCCGCCGCGGCTACCTGGGAGAGATTGTCCAGCTTGATCCCGCCGATCGCGAAGATGGGAAGGCGCACCCGTTGGTGAACGGTTGCCAAGTCTCCCAAGCCGATGGGAGCGCGGCCCGGTTTGGTGGGCGTGGCATGCAAGGGGCCAAAGCCAATGTAGTCCGCTCCTTCCCTCTCGGCGGCGCAGGCCTGCTCCAAACTGTGGGTGGAGCGTCCGAGAATCGCGAGTGCGGGGAACCGCTCTCGGACCTCAGCGAGAGACCCATCCTCCTGCCCCAGATGGACCCCGCTCGCCCCCACCTCAGCAGCCAGCTCCGGAAAATCATTCACGATGAACGGCACCCCCGCTTCGCGGCAAGCCGTCCCCAGCTCACCCGCGAGAACCAGGAGATCGCTCGCCTGGTGGGCCTTGGCTCGCAGCTGGAGCACGTCCACGCCAGCCGCCAAAAGCCTCCGCGCGGTCTGGCTGGCTTGGGAGAGTTCGACGTAGCCCAGATCGAGAATGCCGTAAAAGCGGGCCTCGGTCATGCCGACTTGGCCTTCTCCTTCTCCACCTCCTTGAGGTGTTTTTCGAGAAA is drawn from Verrucomicrobiota bacterium and contains these coding sequences:
- a CDS encoding sugar transferase, with amino-acid sequence MLGRQQEINLQINQLMDGALIALAFFTCYFLRAALPEWFDSILSFNVRPVPPLRELMWIPAITVPFTPLVLELYGYYRDPLQKDSVRSLRQMTQALLVMSAIVGACVIFLKWAPESRSVLLLFIPTAGLLLLAKEELVKRSVIRRLRDSNQKERLLLVGTEDDVARLEKKLDAVQMQIAEVVERFDISERPLEEFLKLLHEHSVQRVVFAPAHLNFAQIEQAILACEDEGVESWVSADFINTSLAEARFDTFGGRPMIVFRTTPETSWALLLKEFLDRSGAALVLLLSFPLWALAIVGIKLSSPGPVFFHQMRGGRHGKPFTILKFRTMSVDAEEKKRELLQANEMSGPVFKLEKDPRVFPFGAFLRRFSIDELPQLLNVVRGEMSLVGPRPLPVYEVEQIENSSHRRRLSMKPGITCIWQVSGRNQISDFEDWVRLDLQYIDNWSIWLDLKILLQTLPVVLFGSGAR
- a CDS encoding type I 3-dehydroquinate dehydratase, which encodes MATAHSAACLARLKELSSAKESVPFDFLELRADFLPSPIPSAPRPLLATVRHPSEGGNPALTDQDRRERVQGCLRLADLFDVELARGERHPEVLQHPRRADFIAIASFHDFEGMPAIDQLQEKIEQARERGFDLAKFAVTPKNHYQLADLVELLQTSPLPLALMGMGPLGPISRVVLGQAGSVLNYGYLNRPNAPGQLPAAELHRLLATLKRET
- a CDS encoding helicase C-terminal domain-containing protein translates to MIRVEDGGGGGASLIEGVRDFFGPAGRLASWSGYEHRSQQLQLSEAIASALSSGRPLLAEAGTGVGKSLAYLHPATQLALEGERKAIVSTHTIHLQEQLLHKDLPLLEEVTGESVRAVLLKGRRNFLCPNRLKNAVRLAASLFTSSEQSELSRILKWSRETEDGSLSDLPFVPSPKVWGQVCSEAHLCTMRSCGYGGRCWFQEMRKQVAEAQLVILNHALFFSLVTGGDDLEQPLSGYLFPEDFVVFDEAHTLENVAASALGLNLSSGGLLGELQRLFHPRSHKGLFKVVADEEGTGLVATALQAASDFFDEVTEKARLGEGNGGRERRVREVDWVENSLAPPLHAIEERLKGHYEERTERGLEESGLTAELAEMGRRLREARLGLAHFLDQAREEEVYWVERSGRGVALRSAPVKVADSLRRMFFAEDRPACVFTSATLSAGEAGLGYFRRRVGGEQADALRVESPFDYAKQMRLSVVKSMPPPDEPSYEAKLREWIQHFLKESRGRAFVLFTSYRQLEKTAASLEAWIESQGWIPLRQGASGSRRQLLERFRKEESCVLFGTDSFWTGVDIPGEKLSNVMVVRLPFAVPDHPLVESRIEAIEAEGGNGFRDYSLPEAVLKLRQGVGRLIRSTSDTGMVAILDSRVVSKFYGKRFLEALPKTKVHLVG
- a CDS encoding PfkB family carbohydrate kinase, which encodes MSLLVAGTIAIDNIKTPVADEKGLLGGSAAYAALSASFFHQPVHLVGIVGQDFPEAHLEMLQGKGVDLGGLERSSGESFFWAGEYFDNMNQRKTLEVSVNVLESWQPKIPPALQASSHVVLANMSPENQMQVLDQLTGEPFVVADTMDLWMEIAKDRLLDVLQRIDLLVLNDSEARLLAGTNNLIVAGARLQGMGPAKVIIKLGEHGCFLFGEGEHEFFSCAAYPLKGVEDPTGAGDTFLGGLIGHLAAQGSHQPSFTELKQACVHGTIMASFTCEEFSTRKLEEIALGQVQARLNRFREYTAF
- the thiE gene encoding thiamine phosphate synthase; this encodes MTEARFYGILDLGYVELSQASQTARRLLAAGVDVLQLRAKAHQASDLLVLAGELGTACREAGVPFIVNDFPELAAEVGASGVHLGQEDGSLAEVRERFPALAILGRSTHSLEQACAAEREGADYIGFGPLHATPTKPGRAPIGLGDLATVHQRVRLPIFAIGGIKLDNLSQVAAAGAKRVVIVSELLQSGDPAAYIAQARARLGRS